A window of the Chloroflexus sp. Y-396-1 genome harbors these coding sequences:
- a CDS encoding DUF6345 domain-containing protein, which translates to MEGVLRSQRLLGLVLLVLLSFTLVPAVPTPAQTNNRLPVFRLTKLSVSDTTTQQLGGVLEGIGRGAPTGQDEFRGRNRFFRLNEQNRTVLTQYAASGGFFAYDIDGLGRETPAGSVNVETAKRLACLFLTNNNFVGRDGVLAGNGQSNYPVRLQSVPGACDSTKDFGRPTLIRAAQATASGAGLGQVSESVVGVVVEVPFGFVNGQNFINIGGAGGHLSLLFTHTDTLISQQVGNDSLDANVPGLAAIAMPFFGRSLNYLGEVPVRDLNTVRDEVQQMVERSYPGATVDVPAPRLSYVVDDVAVEQTVLEPEAVFEDITVTLPNGDVIVLRSFSLPLAESGSGGFGPTVAITTPANGSLFNAGQPLNLTGNISDGTAPYTYQWLLDDETPLSNVATLNAAGSVNLSATLPASVRETSPTVVTVILRVTDNNGIQRDATISLIPDFRFLYIPVVTRSGAGTSALPTIDLSQTSYTFGVEGNWDYPPAGPGGSDLPGVIPDVNGFSSGMIGYGYTSRFFWSNANAWEKDWRDCSLGGVDCTFGVDRAAFVYYAGHGGPGGIAMASNKDSTWFDGSNARYQNLRWAGFASCQTLRVQGYAAGSEPIRRWFNAFQGAHMLLGFNSNMADIAFGGQLVANMRMPSFPIIGDLPWAQLTIAQAWVKTAFDMNAGKPAYIYARSATVNPINDKLPKPGGAIPPRPTPVTLYHWVWWEF; encoded by the coding sequence ATGGAAGGAGTGCTCCGATCACAGCGATTACTCGGTCTGGTGCTGCTGGTGCTGCTTTCGTTCACGCTCGTGCCGGCAGTCCCAACTCCAGCCCAAACCAACAATCGTTTACCCGTCTTTCGCTTGACAAAACTATCGGTCAGTGACACCACGACCCAACAATTGGGAGGAGTACTCGAAGGGATCGGACGTGGCGCCCCCACAGGGCAAGACGAGTTTCGCGGCAGGAACCGTTTCTTTCGCCTGAATGAACAGAACCGGACGGTGCTTACGCAGTATGCAGCATCCGGTGGGTTCTTTGCCTACGACATTGATGGGTTAGGACGTGAAACGCCTGCCGGGTCAGTTAATGTCGAAACGGCAAAACGGCTGGCATGTCTCTTTTTGACCAACAACAATTTTGTCGGTCGCGATGGTGTGCTGGCCGGTAACGGTCAGAGCAATTACCCGGTACGGTTACAATCTGTACCAGGAGCCTGTGACTCGACGAAGGATTTTGGTCGTCCTACGCTCATTCGGGCGGCTCAGGCAACGGCCAGCGGAGCAGGGCTGGGGCAGGTTTCCGAGTCGGTTGTTGGAGTCGTGGTTGAAGTTCCGTTCGGCTTCGTTAATGGACAAAACTTCATTAACATCGGTGGTGCTGGTGGTCACCTCTCGCTGTTGTTTACGCATACCGATACACTTATTTCGCAGCAAGTTGGTAACGATTCGCTCGATGCCAATGTACCCGGTCTGGCTGCTATTGCGATGCCCTTTTTCGGGCGGAGCCTGAATTATCTGGGAGAAGTGCCGGTACGCGATCTCAATACTGTGCGCGATGAGGTCCAACAGATGGTAGAACGTTCATATCCCGGCGCAACCGTTGATGTTCCGGCGCCACGTCTATCGTATGTCGTAGATGATGTGGCGGTTGAACAGACGGTACTGGAACCAGAGGCAGTGTTTGAAGACATTACTGTGACGCTGCCAAACGGTGATGTGATCGTCCTGCGTTCCTTCTCGTTGCCACTGGCCGAAAGCGGATCGGGTGGCTTTGGGCCGACGGTCGCTATTACCACACCGGCTAATGGCAGTCTCTTCAATGCCGGTCAGCCACTCAACCTGACCGGTAACATCAGCGATGGTACTGCCCCTTATACGTATCAGTGGCTCCTCGATGATGAGACACCGTTGAGCAATGTAGCGACGCTAAACGCAGCCGGTTCAGTCAATCTTTCCGCGACGCTCCCGGCCAGTGTTCGTGAAACTTCACCGACGGTTGTTACCGTCATCTTACGGGTGACCGATAATAACGGTATTCAACGCGATGCCACGATCAGCTTGATCCCCGATTTTCGCTTTTTGTACATTCCAGTCGTGACGCGCAGTGGCGCCGGTACTAGTGCGCTGCCCACGATCGATCTCTCCCAAACCAGCTATACCTTCGGTGTTGAAGGCAATTGGGACTATCCACCAGCAGGTCCAGGCGGCTCCGATTTGCCTGGAGTTATCCCCGATGTCAACGGTTTTAGTAGCGGTATGATTGGATATGGCTATACATCGCGCTTCTTCTGGTCGAATGCCAACGCCTGGGAAAAGGACTGGCGTGATTGTAGCTTGGGTGGTGTCGATTGTACCTTCGGCGTCGATCGTGCTGCATTCGTGTACTATGCCGGACACGGTGGGCCGGGTGGTATTGCGATGGCGTCTAACAAAGATAGCACCTGGTTTGATGGGAGCAATGCCCGCTATCAGAATCTACGCTGGGCCGGCTTTGCCTCATGCCAGACGCTGCGTGTCCAGGGGTATGCCGCAGGCAGCGAACCGATCCGACGCTGGTTTAACGCCTTCCAGGGTGCACACATGCTGCTCGGTTTCAACAGTAATATGGCCGACATTGCGTTCGGTGGGCAACTGGTTGCCAATATGCGTATGCCGAGCTTTCCGATCATAGGCGATCTTCCTTGGGCGCAGCTCACCATTGCTCAGGCTTGGGTCAAAACGGCATTCGATATGAATGCTGGTAAACCGGCATATATATACGCACGCAGTGCAACGGTGAACCCGATTAACGATAAGTTGCCCAAGCCGGGTGGCGCAATACCGCCTCGTCCGACACCGGTTACATTGTACCACTGGGTGTGGTGGGAGTTTTGA
- the cas3 gene encoding CRISPR-associated helicase Cas3' — translation MKRAANKAERLLQIEQLLLAHPEGLTQAELARRLGVDRSTILRNLADAPKHIYEEPDGRLKIDRRADLINVRLNLHEALAVHLAARLLATRMDRQNRHAAAALRKLGHAIERWAARLSQHVLQAADVMDDAARRDDPVYLSVLECLTEAWANERKVRIWHQPETGEEVLEYLLSPYFIEPYAIGQTTHIIGKARLLEGRGWSVEKMRTFKIERIRRAELTTEAYRIPDDFDPRIYLADAWGIWTSEKDPVEVTLRFSSRVARRVQESRWHRSERTEPQPDGSLVWRAKIAEPKEMLPWIRGWGADVEVLAPPWLRKTLEAEVKKMARVYGVCEMKLQDALIAHRRECDGEEQALVDHLKGTAELAKRFAGKIGLPELGEVMGLAHDFGKASKEFQDYLKSATGLKNPDEDDYIDYESRKGKIDHSTAGAQLVYEKCSHLGEKGKFLAQFLALIIASHHSGLIDCLTPAGEDNFGRRINKEDSATHLSEARGKLSEIEDDIDKILTPDVVKHFVQKLQSLEESNDSRETIAFKLGLLARFLLSCLLDADRLNTADFEFPENSVIRSYGNYVSWDMLIERLEKTFNEFAQAVAQTKEGSQAREVYQLRSQVARACREAATKPKGIYQLTVPTGGGKTLASLRFALHHAKHHGMDRVFYVAPYITIIDQNADTLRTILEPESERGRVVLEHHSNFVPEEDTHRRHSLLAENWDAPIVCTTQVQFLEALFGAGTRDTRRMHQLAKAVIILDEVQTVPIRIVHMLNVALRFLAHSCGSTVVLCTATQPPLDRLPDNPYRSLIVKQEQRIIPNEVELFKSMQRVEVHYARKDGGMTNDEIVDLAGRALDSEGSVLIVVNTRAMARTLYEQIKVRRLAPTYHLSTNMCPAHRMDVLNTIKEKLAAKEPVICVSTQLIEAGVDIDFGAVIRSLAGLDSVAQSAGRCNRHGLRATPGKVWIVNPQEEDIDQLLDIKIGRDQAQRVLSEFKSGNDFIGLEAITTYYRYYYSSRKDEMDYLVRSSSAVGRDDTLFRLLSTNELSVASYRSSRGVNPPLLLNQSFQSAAREFCVIDSPTIGVIVPYGNEGDTIINALCSASEINNRVKLLRQAQRFSVSLFQHQFEKLRQSGAIYETEAGICYLDKRYYSEEFGWSYEPVNGMDALIV, via the coding sequence ATGAAACGAGCTGCGAACAAAGCCGAACGACTCCTACAAATCGAACAGTTACTGCTTGCTCATCCTGAAGGGTTGACGCAGGCCGAACTAGCGCGTCGTCTAGGTGTAGACCGATCCACCATATTACGCAATCTCGCTGATGCACCTAAGCATATTTATGAAGAACCAGATGGACGGCTCAAAATTGACCGACGCGCCGACCTGATCAACGTGCGGTTGAACCTGCATGAGGCACTGGCGGTGCACCTGGCGGCGCGCCTGCTGGCAACCCGTATGGATCGCCAGAATCGGCATGCAGCCGCTGCGCTGCGCAAATTGGGGCACGCGATAGAACGCTGGGCAGCGCGTCTTAGCCAGCACGTGTTGCAGGCGGCAGATGTGATGGATGACGCAGCGCGACGTGATGATCCGGTATATCTCAGCGTCCTGGAATGCCTAACCGAAGCCTGGGCAAATGAGCGTAAAGTGCGCATCTGGCATCAACCTGAAACCGGCGAGGAGGTGCTGGAATACCTGCTCAGTCCGTACTTCATTGAACCGTATGCTATCGGACAAACGACCCACATCATCGGGAAGGCACGCCTTCTGGAAGGGCGGGGATGGAGCGTCGAGAAGATGCGTACTTTCAAGATCGAACGCATTCGCCGTGCCGAGCTAACCACTGAAGCCTATCGGATACCTGACGACTTTGACCCACGCATCTATCTGGCCGATGCGTGGGGCATCTGGACTTCAGAGAAGGATCCGGTGGAAGTTACGCTGCGGTTCAGCTCGCGTGTAGCTCGACGAGTGCAGGAAAGCCGCTGGCACCGTTCCGAGCGCACTGAGCCACAACCCGACGGATCACTGGTATGGCGGGCAAAGATCGCTGAGCCGAAAGAGATGCTGCCTTGGATCCGTGGCTGGGGCGCTGATGTGGAAGTACTGGCGCCACCGTGGCTACGCAAGACGCTGGAAGCGGAGGTGAAGAAGATGGCGAGGGTGTATGGGGTGTGCGAGATGAAGTTGCAGGATGCTCTGATTGCGCATCGACGCGAATGCGATGGTGAAGAACAAGCGTTGGTTGATCATCTGAAGGGAACCGCAGAACTGGCGAAGCGTTTTGCCGGAAAAATAGGATTACCGGAACTTGGAGAAGTCATGGGATTAGCACATGACTTCGGAAAAGCCAGTAAGGAGTTTCAGGATTATCTGAAGTCTGCTACAGGGTTGAAAAATCCAGATGAAGATGACTATATAGATTATGAGTCGCGGAAGGGAAAAATAGATCACTCTACAGCAGGTGCACAGCTGGTATATGAGAAATGCAGCCATTTAGGCGAGAAAGGCAAGTTCCTTGCGCAATTTCTGGCTCTAATAATAGCGTCGCACCACTCCGGACTGATCGATTGTCTGACACCCGCAGGTGAGGATAACTTCGGCCGACGTATCAACAAGGAAGATAGCGCAACGCACTTATCCGAAGCCAGGGGTAAGTTGTCTGAGATCGAAGATGATATTGATAAGATTCTTACGCCGGATGTGGTAAAACACTTCGTGCAAAAACTTCAAAGCCTAGAAGAATCGAATGACTCACGAGAGACCATTGCTTTCAAACTCGGTCTTCTAGCTCGTTTTCTGCTTAGTTGCCTGCTAGATGCGGATCGCCTGAACACTGCTGACTTCGAGTTTCCTGAAAACAGTGTAATCCGTAGTTATGGCAACTATGTATCCTGGGATATGCTGATTGAGCGACTGGAGAAAACATTTAATGAATTTGCACAGGCAGTCGCACAAACGAAGGAAGGTAGCCAGGCGCGGGAAGTATATCAACTGCGATCACAGGTGGCGCGGGCATGCCGTGAAGCAGCTACGAAACCAAAGGGCATTTACCAACTGACTGTACCGACTGGCGGTGGCAAGACTCTAGCAAGTCTACGCTTTGCGCTACACCATGCAAAGCATCACGGGATGGACAGGGTTTTTTACGTGGCGCCATACATTACGATTATTGACCAGAATGCTGACACCCTGCGAACAATTCTTGAGCCTGAAAGTGAACGCGGTCGTGTCGTACTCGAACACCACTCCAATTTTGTTCCAGAAGAAGATACGCATCGTCGTCATAGCCTGCTGGCGGAAAACTGGGATGCGCCGATTGTATGCACCACTCAGGTCCAATTCTTGGAGGCCTTGTTCGGTGCAGGCACGCGCGATACTCGTCGCATGCATCAACTGGCAAAAGCGGTGATTATCTTAGATGAGGTGCAGACAGTTCCAATTAGAATCGTCCATATGCTGAACGTGGCTCTGCGTTTTTTAGCGCATAGTTGTGGCTCAACGGTTGTCCTTTGCACGGCTACACAGCCGCCGCTGGATCGACTACCGGACAATCCATACCGTTCGCTTATTGTTAAGCAGGAACAACGAATCATCCCGAACGAAGTGGAACTGTTCAAGAGCATGCAGCGCGTCGAGGTTCACTATGCACGTAAAGATGGAGGAATGACGAATGATGAAATCGTCGATCTTGCCGGACGGGCACTGGATTCGGAGGGCAGTGTTCTGATCGTGGTCAATACGCGAGCGATGGCGCGAACATTGTATGAACAAATCAAAGTCAGGCGTCTGGCGCCAACATATCATCTGAGCACCAATATGTGCCCTGCACACCGAATGGATGTGCTGAATACCATCAAGGAAAAGTTAGCGGCAAAAGAACCTGTTATCTGCGTGAGTACGCAACTTATCGAGGCAGGTGTAGATATTGATTTCGGCGCAGTTATTCGCTCGCTCGCAGGGTTGGACTCGGTCGCGCAGTCAGCCGGACGCTGCAACCGCCATGGATTACGTGCGACACCAGGAAAAGTTTGGATTGTCAATCCACAGGAAGAGGATATCGACCAGCTTCTCGACATTAAGATCGGTCGAGATCAGGCGCAAAGAGTTCTTAGTGAGTTCAAATCCGGGAACGACTTTATCGGATTAGAAGCAATCACTACCTATTACAGGTATTACTATTCTTCCAGGAAAGATGAAATGGACTATCTCGTTCGTTCGAGCTCAGCGGTTGGGAGGGATGATACACTGTTCAGATTGCTGTCAACAAACGAGCTTTCGGTGGCATCATACCGTTCGAGTCGCGGGGTGAATCCACCGCTCCTCTTGAATCAGTCATTCCAATCCGCCGCTAGAGAGTTTTGCGTGATTGATTCGCCCACAATCGGGGTCATCGTGCCGTATGGTAATGAGGGCGACACGATTATTAATGCACTATGTAGCGCATCAGAAATTAACAACCGAGTGAAACTGCTTAGACAGGCTCAGAGATTTTCGGTAAGTTTATTTCAACATCAATTCGAAAAATTACGTCAATCTGGTGCTATCTATGAAACGGAAGCAGGGATCTGCTATCTGGATAAGCGATATTATAGTGAGGAGTTTGGCTGGAGTTATGAGCCGGTTAACGGCATGGATGCGCTCATTGTATAA
- the cas5c gene encoding type I-C CRISPR-associated protein Cas5c: protein MDHRNSVTFKVWGRYALFTDPLTRIGGEKYSYQVPTYEALKGILSSVYWKPTIVWIIDKVRVMKPIRTQPRSVKPLKYHASGNDLAIYTYLADVEYQVQAHFEWNKNRPDLEHDRNEHKHHSVARRMIERGGRRDIFLGTRECQGYVEPCEFGEGEGFYDNYGELSLGVMFHGFDYPDEYKPGEFWARFWRATMKDGIITFPRPDDQNKILRRFVRPMNAKPPATVGLQEKNLLEGDEKGRQ, encoded by the coding sequence ATGGATCATCGAAACAGTGTGACGTTCAAGGTATGGGGAAGATATGCCCTGTTCACCGATCCGCTCACTCGCATTGGCGGGGAAAAATACTCATACCAGGTTCCCACGTATGAGGCGTTGAAGGGGATATTAAGCTCGGTCTACTGGAAGCCGACTATTGTCTGGATCATTGACAAAGTGCGGGTCATGAAGCCTATCCGCACGCAGCCACGTAGCGTAAAGCCCCTCAAGTATCACGCGAGTGGCAACGATCTCGCAATCTACACCTATCTTGCCGATGTCGAGTATCAGGTTCAGGCGCATTTCGAGTGGAATAAGAATCGTCCCGATTTGGAACATGATCGCAACGAACATAAGCATCATTCCGTGGCCAGGCGAATGATAGAGCGCGGTGGCAGGCGAGATATATTTCTCGGTACACGCGAATGTCAGGGATATGTTGAACCGTGCGAGTTTGGCGAAGGGGAAGGATTCTATGACAACTACGGCGAGTTGTCGCTTGGCGTTATGTTTCACGGCTTTGACTACCCTGATGAGTACAAACCTGGTGAATTTTGGGCGCGGTTCTGGCGCGCAACCATGAAGGATGGAATCATCACTTTTCCAAGGCCAGATGATCAGAACAAAATCCTGCGCAGATTTGTGCGTCCGATGAATGCTAAACCACCTGCTACGGTGGGATTGCAAGAGAAAAACTTGCTGGAAGGCGATGAAAAAGGGAGGCAGTAA
- the cas8c gene encoding type I-C CRISPR-associated protein Cas8c/Csd1 — translation MNWMQSLYETYEQCAKRGLVGYVSGTKRPLLPICHITIQAHIEVVIDGCGNFRRAQLVSKDDAVTIIPATESSASRSGSKPECHPLCDKLQYLAGDFVQYGGKVTSGFQSNPAEPHQNFVTLLSDWQSKRPHPKVSAILKYIKKKTLMTNLVNANILLVDCHGQLLTKDNVEPEKRRGTIFDVLNDQGDAVVRWVVEIPGYTESRVWRDTTVWDSWIDYYLNHRSGTSEICFVIGERQRLTNNHPKYIRREGDNAKLISSNDAQGFTFRGRFITDEQACSVSLEASHKAHYALMWLIDRQGYRDGDLAIVAWAISGATVTVPQPTDDPIATLFGDLPSDDKSIDTAQDVAIRLKKKIAGYRQEIGDRTDVVVIGVDSATPGRLAVIYYRTLKGSDFLDRIETWHDTCAWRHTYRVIEERDTNGKLYRRRIPFIGAPAPADIAEAAYGRRLDDRLKQATIKRLLPCIVDGQPLPRDLVESAVRRASNPVGLSDDQREKVLTIACALYRKYMYGKEQYDMALDETRRTRDYLYGRLLAIADVIEERALYKAEQNRPTNAIRYMQQFSQRPFRTWKQIHDLLMPYLMRLGGRAYYYKNLIAEVESMFTPEDFVSTRSLSGEYLLGFYCQRQKLLEKRADDREDDNDGTSI, via the coding sequence ATGAACTGGATGCAGAGCCTGTATGAGACGTATGAACAGTGTGCCAAGAGAGGACTCGTCGGCTACGTTTCCGGTACGAAGCGACCGTTGCTACCGATCTGTCATATCACCATCCAGGCGCATATCGAGGTCGTCATTGACGGCTGTGGTAACTTTCGTCGCGCCCAGTTGGTTTCAAAAGACGATGCGGTGACGATCATACCTGCAACAGAATCATCCGCCAGTCGCAGCGGTAGCAAACCAGAATGTCATCCACTCTGCGATAAATTGCAGTACCTGGCGGGAGATTTTGTCCAGTACGGCGGGAAGGTGACTTCTGGTTTTCAGAGCAATCCTGCGGAGCCGCATCAAAACTTCGTAACGTTGCTTTCAGATTGGCAGTCCAAACGTCCACATCCAAAAGTTTCAGCGATTCTCAAGTACATCAAAAAAAAGACACTCATGACCAATCTAGTGAACGCGAACATCTTACTGGTCGATTGTCATGGGCAATTACTTACAAAAGATAACGTTGAACCAGAGAAACGTCGTGGAACTATCTTTGATGTATTGAATGATCAGGGTGACGCGGTCGTGCGATGGGTTGTAGAGATACCAGGATATACTGAAAGTCGCGTTTGGCGTGATACGACAGTATGGGACAGTTGGATCGACTATTACCTGAATCACAGATCAGGAACAAGCGAAATCTGTTTCGTGATCGGAGAAAGGCAGAGGTTGACCAACAATCACCCAAAATATATTCGCCGTGAAGGAGACAATGCCAAACTAATCTCATCCAATGATGCCCAAGGTTTTACCTTTCGCGGACGATTTATCACCGACGAGCAGGCTTGCAGCGTCAGTTTAGAAGCGTCGCATAAAGCACATTACGCACTAATGTGGTTGATCGACCGACAGGGGTACCGTGACGGTGATCTGGCGATTGTTGCCTGGGCAATCTCGGGCGCGACAGTGACAGTGCCACAACCAACTGATGACCCGATTGCCACTCTCTTCGGCGATCTCCCATCTGATGACAAGAGTATTGACACTGCTCAGGACGTCGCTATTCGCCTGAAGAAGAAAATCGCTGGCTATCGCCAGGAGATTGGTGATCGAACGGACGTCGTTGTGATTGGGGTTGACTCGGCGACGCCAGGGCGATTGGCGGTTATCTATTATCGCACCTTGAAAGGTTCAGATTTTCTTGATCGCATCGAAACATGGCATGACACCTGCGCCTGGCGACACACCTATCGGGTGATTGAAGAACGCGATACAAACGGGAAACTTTACAGGCGTAGGATTCCATTTATTGGCGCACCTGCGCCGGCAGACATTGCTGAGGCGGCGTATGGTCGTCGTCTTGATGACAGATTGAAGCAGGCAACGATTAAGCGTCTGCTTCCCTGCATTGTGGATGGTCAACCGTTACCGCGTGATCTGGTTGAGTCAGCGGTCAGGCGGGCTTCCAACCCGGTCGGTTTGAGCGATGACCAGAGGGAGAAAGTCCTTACCATCGCCTGTGCACTCTACCGAAAATATATGTATGGAAAGGAGCAATACGACATGGCGCTCGATGAAACCAGGAGAACGAGGGATTATCTCTACGGTCGTTTGTTGGCGATTGCTGATGTTATTGAAGAGCGAGCACTCTATAAAGCAGAGCAAAATCGTCCAACAAACGCAATCCGCTATATGCAGCAATTTTCACAGCGCCCCTTCCGCACATGGAAGCAAATTCACGATCTGCTCATGCCTTATCTCATGCGTCTGGGCGGTAGAGCCTACTACTACAAGAACCTGATTGCAGAGGTTGAGAGCATGTTTACACCTGAAGACTTTGTGAGTACAAGATCGCTCAGCGGCGAGTATTTGCTCGGTTTCTACTGTCAGCGGCAGAAACTGCTGGAAAAACGGGCTGATGACAGGGAAGATGATAATGATGGCACATCCATCTAA
- the cas7c gene encoding type I-C CRISPR-associated protein Cas7/Csd2, with translation MTTTLSKKIDFAVILCVRNANPNGDPLNGNRPRTTYEGLGEISDVAIKRKIRNRVMELAKEIERIKEEERTEAQKQAYGRLKGVEHPIFVQSDDNRNDEYTSLRERAEAYLKDFMNDRSAYQKKACEIWFDVRAFGQVFPFKGKGKGKKGDKSNEGEESDGVSIGIRGPVSIHPAFSVVPVLDRVSSIQITKSVSNEPGEKRGSDTMGMKHRVDHGVYIFYGSINPQLASKTGFSDDDAAVIKEALRTLFRNDASSARPEGSMEVYRVYWWEHNSPNGQYSSAKVHRSLRVRVRDGIEDPKSIDDYVIELQDLDGLKPEVIEGE, from the coding sequence ATGACAACAACACTCTCGAAAAAGATCGACTTCGCCGTCATCCTGTGTGTCAGGAATGCCAACCCGAATGGAGATCCACTCAACGGAAATCGCCCTCGCACCACCTATGAAGGGCTTGGTGAGATTTCCGATGTCGCGATTAAGCGCAAGATTCGCAATCGCGTGATGGAACTGGCAAAAGAGATAGAAAGGATCAAGGAGGAAGAAAGAACAGAGGCCCAGAAGCAGGCTTACGGACGGCTCAAGGGTGTAGAGCATCCAATATTCGTTCAATCTGATGATAATCGGAACGATGAATATACCAGTCTACGTGAGCGTGCCGAGGCGTATCTCAAGGATTTCATGAATGACAGATCGGCGTATCAGAAGAAAGCCTGCGAAATCTGGTTTGATGTCCGTGCCTTTGGGCAGGTGTTTCCTTTCAAGGGGAAGGGAAAAGGCAAGAAGGGCGATAAGAGTAATGAAGGTGAAGAGAGCGATGGCGTCTCGATTGGGATTCGCGGTCCGGTATCGATCCATCCCGCCTTCTCGGTTGTCCCTGTTCTCGACCGCGTTTCCAGCATTCAGATTACGAAAAGCGTGAGCAACGAACCTGGTGAAAAGCGCGGTTCTGATACGATGGGCATGAAGCATCGCGTTGATCACGGCGTGTACATCTTCTATGGCAGCATTAACCCGCAACTTGCGAGTAAAACCGGCTTCTCAGACGATGATGCAGCAGTTATCAAGGAGGCATTGCGGACGCTGTTCCGTAATGACGCTTCCTCTGCCCGTCCTGAGGGTAGCATGGAAGTTTACAGAGTCTACTGGTGGGAGCACAACAGCCCGAATGGACAGTATTCCTCGGCGAAAGTACATCGTTCGCTGAGAGTTCGGGTTAGGGATGGGATTGAAGATCCGAAGAGTATTGACGACTACGTGATCGAGCTTCAAGACCTCGACGGTTTGAAGCCCGAAGTTATTGAGGGTGAATAG
- the cas4 gene encoding CRISPR-associated protein Cas4, giving the protein MTREYTPDELLPLSGIQHFLFCRRQWALIHIEMQWQDNALTVEGKQLHERVDDPFFVETRRDVIISRSVPVASYTLGLSGICDVVEFTSSTEGIRLPGREGFYRPTPIEYKRGHPKRDPVDEAQLCAQAICLEEMLAIDIPFGYLYYGETRRREPVTFTRELRQLVYQAATEMHAYMARGYTPRVKVSKACRSCSLAAICLPNLQEKTSSVKTYIRQQIEQA; this is encoded by the coding sequence ATGACCCGCGAATACACACCAGACGAACTACTGCCCCTTTCCGGCATCCAGCACTTTCTCTTCTGCCGCCGCCAGTGGGCATTGATTCACATCGAGATGCAGTGGCAGGACAATGCACTGACGGTAGAAGGCAAACAGTTGCACGAACGGGTCGATGATCCATTCTTTGTGGAAACGCGCCGCGATGTAATCATTTCCCGTTCAGTTCCGGTTGCGTCGTACACGCTTGGCCTTTCAGGCATTTGCGATGTGGTAGAGTTCACCAGCAGCACGGAGGGCATCCGATTGCCGGGACGCGAAGGATTCTATCGGCCTACACCCATTGAGTACAAGCGTGGTCATCCCAAACGCGATCCGGTCGATGAAGCTCAACTATGCGCGCAGGCGATATGTCTTGAGGAAATGCTGGCAATCGATATTCCATTTGGCTACCTCTACTACGGGGAAACGCGCCGCCGTGAGCCTGTGACGTTCACCAGAGAGTTACGTCAACTGGTTTACCAGGCAGCCACCGAAATGCATGCCTACATGGCGCGTGGCTATACACCCCGCGTAAAAGTAAGTAAGGCATGTCGTTCTTGCTCACTAGCAGCTATCTGTCTTCCAAATCTTCAGGAAAAAACTTCTTCTGTTAAGACGTACATTCGCCAACAGATCGAACAAGCCTGA